The DNA segment CCCGACATGTTGATGATGGTCGGTTGCGGTGTCGTCGTTTTATCCGGGCTGTTCATTCTTTGGCGCAGAAAAATTACCGAAGAGCACCTCGACACTCCGTGAATTCCAGACTAAGTCCAATTCAGATTAATCGAACAACCGCAAATGGGGCCAGCATGTCTCTTGAAGTAAGTACCTTGGTCGCCGAAGGCAGTAAAATGGTCACCAGCTATGGCGACGGCATTTTTCGATTTGGCGAAGAAACGGTTACGGGATCGATCCTGCTGTTTCCTGAAGCCGTCTATTCATGGAACGTTGCGACAAAAGACGACATCACGCCGGACTCTTTTTCACGGGTGATCGAAAAGGCCGACGAAATCGAGATCCTGTTGCTTGGAATGGGGACACGTCTAACACCTGTCCCGCTTGAGTGGCGCCAGGCGCTCAAGCCACACGGTATTGTCATCGAGCCAATGGATACCGGTGCTGCTTGCCGGACCTACAATGTGCTGGTGTCCGAGGCGCGTCGCGTCGCCGCGGCGATGATTGCTGTCTAAACGATAAAACACTAGGCAAAGAACTTCTGCAGTTCATGGCGGATATCAAGCACGCTTGAAAAAAGTGCCGCCGGTCCCGGGGCCTGATCGATCGGGAAGACATCCCCACACAGAAATACGTTTCTCCATGGTGCCCGCAGTTGCTGTCGGCTGGCGGCC comes from the Thalassospira sp. ER-Se-21-Dark genome and includes:
- a CDS encoding Mth938-like domain-containing protein, with product MSLEVSTLVAEGSKMVTSYGDGIFRFGEETVTGSILLFPEAVYSWNVATKDDITPDSFSRVIEKADEIEILLLGMGTRLTPVPLEWRQALKPHGIVIEPMDTGAACRTYNVLVSEARRVAAAMIAV